TCTTCATTAAATGCCTTCCACaccgtgggtcatcatcaagacGTGTCCTGCCAGACTTGAATATAGCAGTCCATCTCTTAGCTGTGGAGTATGAATGACAGTCATACCCATACACCTTCAACATATGTGCATGCACTCCTGATGGCTGAATGCCTTCCAGTGTCAAAAACTTTACAACAGCATGTTGTTCCATCTCTAACGTTGAAGCAGGTATGTATACACCAGTAGACTTCAAGGACCTTTTGCTTTCGAACCAGTTGATCTATTAAAGTAAAATgactggaaatgctgatgaagcCCAATAACTCTCTTAcgattagttggtgtcaccagtgtagaagttatgtaggcttagaactttttgacCAGCCCTCGTATCAAACCTTctatgtaataccatttttattgaaTGAGCAAATGATTTGATATCAAAGGAGcgaaaacaatattccagcatagtcacattttatggcaagcatgggttgctgagggcctattgtATCCCAGACCTTTAAAGGTCACTGACTCTAAAGCTTGTAAACAAACCAGATGGTTAGGTAATGTGATGTTTGATAACTAAACCAAGTATTTTTCACTTTTGATTTATTAATATAAAGGTTCCATGAAAAACATGTTGTTCATATCACACAGACTTGTACATTTGAGAATTATATCACATTCTCTTGTAAAACATTCACCATGTCATATGacttatattgcattgtcttgTACATTCATTGTATATCGCTTGTATTGCTTAGTCTTGTGCAAACGTGCTACATTGTCTTGTACAAACATTCAGCATATCATATCACTTGTATTGATTTGTCTTTTACAAACATTCACCATATTGTATATGACTGAACACCACGTGTATCAGATTGTCTTGTGCAAACATTCAGCATATATAACTTCTATTGAATTGCCTTGTACTAACATTCAACATGTCATATCACTGGTATCATATTGTCTTATGCAAACATTCAGCACAAAACCTATCACATGTATTGCTTAGTCTTCTGCATATAACATATCCGCATATAACATAATCTTGTGCAAACAATCGGCACACCATATCACTCAAGGGACAATGTAGCATTGAGCACATTAATTCACTTGTATAAAGTAAAGATTGCCTGACAAAAAAACTTTCGTCCAAGGGACTTTTGCCGGTCCTACAAAGTAACGATTGCCTGACAAAAAAGCTTTTGTCCAAGGGGCTTTTGCCTGTCCTACAAAGTAACATTGTCGTGTGCTATATTTCAGCACATAACGTCTCTAATATGACACTGTTGTTTGTTAACATACAGTATTACACATGCCTCTCACTGTCCTTTGCATTCAATATATCAATCACATGTTGAATACAGGATATTCTGATTATTGTAGAACACAAGTTTTGGCCACAACgttgttgtgtgttttcacTACTGATGACTTGAAGAGAGATGATTTACCtgcagaaaataaaataataaataagccatcaaaataaaacaaattctgCTAACTTGCGTTGGATTTTACAGAAATAGAcataaatattattaaaatgtCAGTAATATTCTATGTAGTATATGCTCTAATGATGAGAAAGAGAAGAATCTTGTGTATCtccagggtgagtgagtgagtttagtgttacaccgcttttagcagccACTAGTCCAGCCATATGAAGGCAAGAACACCAGGATTGGGCttcaagtggggaatcgaacctgtgccttaagcatgatgagcgaacactttaactactgggctaccAAACCACCCCATcttcaggtgagtgagtgacagttcATAGCATCACCTATTTCACAGCAAAATGTAACAAAAACATATCTTCACATTCCTAAAAAGATTctcatttttcagaaaatatcatcATTGTAAAAAAACTTATTCTTGAGTTACTAATTACCAATCATTCACAGCATCCACAGATGCAACAGGAAGCTGATATCCAAATGTGCACAGGAACATCATAGCAACACTACTTGTTATTCAACATTTTGCTGTTACAGTGAAAACAATGGATTCAAATCAACTCACTTACAGAAACCGATATTGAAAAGCATAATTCCCAAATTCTGATTTTGGACTTTTATTTACACTGAAATGAACTGAATAACTACTCTTTCAGGAGTAAAGGTGGgaacaatatatataatttctCTTGTGAGAAttctttgattgattgattgccaCACTAAGCAGCATGGAgatgacaatcatgtgatcaacagcatgagtattgtTCTACACAACaaggatacgatgatatgtgttaaccaagtcagtgagcctgaccacccattcccattagtcacctcttacaacaagcatgggttacagaagagcAATTCAAACACAGATTTTCATGGTTCAAAAATGAACTAAAACAAACTGTTCTTTATGGAAATAATAAAAGGTTCACTAAATGACATACCTAGGATATTTCAGGTCATTACTCAAACTTGGCAGTGAAAGGTTTACTCATAAATACAAAGGATATTTCAGGTCATTACTCAAACTTGGCAGTCCAATGTTTAGTTGTGACATACAAAGGATATTTCAGGTCATTACTCAAACTTGGCAGTGAAAGGTTTACTCATAAATACAAAGGATATTTCAATCTTTACTCAGACTTGGCAGTCCAAGGTTTACTCAGGACATACAAAGGATGTTTCAGGTCTTTATTCAGGTTTGCCTGTCAAAGGTTTACTCAGGGTATACACCCTTTCAGGTCTTCATTTAGAATAGGCAATCAAAGCTCACTCAGGGTTTGGGGACGGTTTGTAAATTTATCATTCAGAGGCCATCTGAGTATAAGATTTAATCCAATTGAGACTGATCCTGATCGACCATTAATATACAGTTAACTGAGTTTGTGAGGAGAAGCCAACCTGCAACTTCAGCCTACATACCTGATTGTCTGGCAATCTTGTCGGCCACCAGTAGATACTCATAGAAGTCAAGAGTCTCGGACTTGTTGACATCAACTTCCCTCATCGCCTCCTGAAACAGTCATGTAACCATGATAACGagtaaataaatgtatttagaCTCAAACTGTTTATCGTGATCATTGCAGTACCTACCACAGCCATCGGTGGTACATGACCAGACAGTGGCACATGAATACaagcaaacacctagttgcggatacagtgtcccagtccacccagcagtgaatgggtaccttgtaaggaTATGAAAGCCAtgttaactcggtgcgcctagtaggCAGTATGATCACCAGGgtgttgaaattgaaaatacaaTGTGCCATTgggatggacatccaatgatcgaacaaaaaacaaagcgcctttgagTAGTTGCATATTGGCACagtacaaatgtaaaatatatataatggcAGTATGGTGGAGAGGCTTTCTGATTGGTGGAGAGGCTTTCTGATTGGTGGACAGGCTTTCTCCTTTGAGGAGAGGCTTTCTGATTGGTGGAGAggctttctgagaagccattaGATCGTGTGCATGTAATTCTATGGTTTATGTAGAAATGGTCACTTTCCTATCACATATCAGAGACAATTTAATATGATAAATATTGGTGCAAGTTGCTTGACACAAATAATCTTATCCTTGTCTAACATTGATATCAATGAATTATAGCTTAGACAAGAGATATGTCTGCATACCTTCCTGTTGCAACGCAACAAATTTTCAATCAAGCATCTCCATGAGATTTTTAGTAATTTATCCTACTCATCACAATGTGTAATTTATACAAATATTACTGATAACTGAACTCTGCAATATTACTTATGTAAAGCTATCCGCACCTTTTCAGGAAATATGTGGTGCAGGGGTTGTTTGTcatgaaattttgttaaatgatcATCGAAACTCTTGGGAAATTGAATTGTGCACCCATCTTTTATCAACAGCCTGCACACCTTCTTTGTAAAACAGCTGTATCCACCTCTGGGTTTTGTTTACTTGTGTGAGaatcaaactgaaaatgatCAAATCGAGGGTCCAATATTGAAAATTTAATCGAATCAAGGTCTGGATGAATCATTGCAGGGGTTCAGAAATCCCAACGCCTGACACCTTTGACAAGTCAGTTTAAATTTCTAGCAATCAAACAATGGTTTCAaacttgtccatgggctactagataatttgggCTTATGGTTTTAAACTGCAAagaaacttggatttcatttcatatctcctcaaaatgtagctattaattttcacaatgataataaagtagagttatctttctttgctgtttATCACGTCTCTATAAATAGttcactaaacattaacatcaaatgccatgttgatttattctttcataattacatcatcatgattatgtcataaaaatcagggcaaatgtaaaattagtcaggacatgttactttcttaaaggcacttgatctgtggTAAGTGGCTTGTAAAATTATTTCTGAACGTCTATGCTGCAGCCCTAACATACATCTCACCTGAGCTTGACTAGCAGTAAACTGCATCCCAAGGGCCTTCAGGGCTCCAACAacctgaaaaaaacacacatattgTCTTCCTCCAGGTAGGTGAGTATTGTTGACTCTGTTTCTTGTCATTTATTCTCCATGTACAATCCTCTCCATTTGATAAAGCACTTAGTACACTCAGAATAAGGTTGGAATTAACATGATAGAAACAATATCTGTGTGAAGATTTAGTATGGGTTAGGAGAATCCAGATTTACGTAGGTAGGAGAAAAGGActgattactgaagatcaattctacacCCATCCATTTTGAAATGGGTACAAGAGGGTgagagtgagcatggttttacactgctttaagcaGCATTACAGTAACAGAGGCAcaagaaatgggcctcacaaactgtatccatgtgggaaattgaacccgggtctttgaccACTGCATCCAAGGGCTTTCAGTGAACCAAAaacagatgctttaaccactagacatgagtgagtgagtgagtttagttttaaaccgcACTCCAgcatattccagccatatggcggtggtctgtaaataatcgaacctgaaccagacaatccagtgatcaacaacatgaacatggatctgtgcaattgggaaccaatgacacgtgtcaaccaagtcagcgagcctgaccacccaatcccgttagttgccctcttatgacaagcatagtcatcttttatggcaagcatgggttgctgaaggcatattttaccccgggaccttcacgggtacactAGACATTGAAATGGGCATAACCAACTATGGAAGtacaaaactaaaatcactgGTTCTTTTGagtttgttattttatattAGTTTTTGTTCTGCTCATCTTACCTCGGAAAAGTCGAGTGATCTGTCACCATTATTGTCATACTCTTTGAACCGCTCCCATTGCTCATCAAGCTGGAACAAAACAGTACCGTCAAATGTCCTTTACATGTGAACGAGTTAGTAAaatatgctgcttttagcagtactGCAACCaagaatgagcttcacacattgtgccagtattgggaatcaaaccctggtatTTGGCAAGAACATGCTGATTCTTCAACCACGTGGCCAACCACATGACATAGTTCACATTAGTCAGATgaaacagtcagtgagtgagtgagatcgATTTTacgtccagcaatatcacggtggaggacaccagaaatggacttcacacaatgcCCCCatcttgggaatcgaaccaaggccTTTGACATGAAAAGCGAACAACATGATGAGTATTGCATACGcaacatataaatacatattgTCTCAGTGGAcaatgtaatacatgttatatatGGGATTACAGTTTTCTAGTTATATGCATATTCAAGCACAATTTTTACCTGAATCCACTCAGGAATTTGAATCACCTCTCTCCTAGAATAATTAATTGCCTAATTAATTTACAAGTGTTAGAGCAAGACTGCCAGTAATCAGACTTCTATAtttgtggtggctgagtgggttagaggGCTGACCACAtgagtgtgggtttgaatcgcAGATGagactcaaccccaaaaatatcaaaatttgtACCTTACTGACATATGGGATCAGAAATATAACATGTCGTATGAAAAGCATTGTCATACAATGACAAGTATCTGACAACACACTTCAGATCATGATGTGGAAAATATTGTCAGTTCAGTGATCAGAGCCTAGATTTTCTAATCTTACtgagcactaagatagtcataagtgccatacataaCTTCTGACTAACTTAGCACTAatagagctttgaaaatctaggccttaGTCAATAGACATCCAATTTCTGAGCTGTCATTAAGTTACTACACTCATTGAAGACAAGTCAAAAGATGTCTGGTCTACTCAAATGATCAGTCCAGAGATCCTTGGTCCATTGATCTGGCCAGTCTTGAGATCTCTGGTCCACTCAAGTGATCAGTCTAGAGACGTTTGGTCCACTCAAATGACCAACCTAGAGATCTTTGGTCCCCTCAGATGACCAGTTTAAGGTCTCTGGACTCAAATGACAGGTCCAGAGATCTCTGGTCGACTCAAATGACTAACCTAGGGATCTGATCTCTGGTCCACTCAAATGACTAGCCTAGAGATCTGATCTCTGGTCCACTCAAATGACTAGCCTAGAGACCTGATCTCTGGTCCCCTTAAATGACCCATCTCTTGTTGTAAAGGTGATGTACTCACAAATTCTCTGGTCATGTGAGGGAAGTGTTTCTTGCATGCAGCCCAGTCCACAAACATGCCGGTCGGATCAAGCAGAGTTGGATTGTCTGCAAAGTAAAAGATTCACTAGCAAgattaataaacaaacaaaacagatatCGGATAggttagctattctcaaaacgtgTGTAGCCTTGAACTtgttaagcccattcttaacacaatgGCCACGATCAAAGCTAAGAATAGTCTGGCTAtgaacattttgagaataagggccctgaaaCAATTGATATGTGAATTTTTGAGAGCACTGCTTAGAAATAAAATTCACAGGAGATGTAAAGATCTGCAAATATGAAAattgtttctttattttctgtatatcagttgtgaaaatgtgaaagtAGTCCatgtgagcaatattccagctttatgactaCGGATGGTGTGAGAAAAGGGAGCGTGCTAGTGGCGTTCtcaataattgaaataatcgaagattggtGGCAGTGATCAAACGATCACATTTACTCATAAATGAACACACACAATTTGGGAACCTCTGTAGTAGAGTGTGAAATACTTTACAATGGAAGATAACTAGGACATTGAAAGCATTTGTAATTCTAAGAAAACTCCCTTTATTCATTAAAAAGTAATACCTGATATTTTTGGGAGAAGGTGGGAaatttatgttcatgatgtatTAAGCATCACTTTAAAGTAGCAGGTTACATCATTTTTAGATTAGAAATACAATTTGCAGAGTTTCTAAAGAAAACAACAGAGAACCACACGTTTTTTCATActtatctgcaataacaactgGCAGAGGAAAATCTAAAAAATTAGTCTAACCAAATTTTTTTACGATTGCCTGGAATTGAACCAACCATCTGTTGTGAGAtatcaaccaattcccaacacaaTGTGTGTAGAAATATATCCatctgtacatatatatatttttagccaaaatttttGATGAAGGTACTCTTCTCAGTGAAAAGCATACTGAACTACAAAAATATAATTGCGTTGTATGTCAGTTGTGGTAGCGTCTGCAACACCCTGATGGAATTATACAACACCAGGTGTCTCTAACTCTAAGACCCCAGCAGGAACCATGTTCAAAGAATAGCACCAGAgcgcttattagaggaaatacaaTATACAGGTGTTACCCATTGTCTGTTTACACTTAAGGGGCGGAAGAGCTGCTTTGGGGGTTGGATTTTCATCAATCTTGGAATTGGCAGTGGAGAAGAACCCTCGTCTCCTGCCCCTGGTTGTGTTTGGGGTTGGCTCAGGCTGTTGTTCGACCTCACGAGGGCTGAAATATCATCATCTCATAGAAACTTAGGCGCTAGCCATAGTGGTAAATTACAGGTCGGTACAGCTTACAGGtaaaattgtttacatttcaatacagtgagtgagtgagtgagtgagtgagtgagtgagtgagtgagtgagtgagtgagttttagcagtatcacggcaggggacatcagaaatgggcttcagacatcgtacctatgtggggaatcgaacctgggttgtGAGACTTTGTGAGCGAACaatttaaccactaagctactcttCCACCCTGCATTTCATCATACAAATTATACATTTCATCCCTGTACAAATGCAGCtgctttttaaatttttttgttgatttttcatttttcagtcCTTTTTGTGATTAAAATATAAtctgaaatatattgaaagttTCCAAGATTTCAAACTgctgtgtgtgcatgttgttATGTGGGTAGCGTCTTATCAGTttcaaagacaaaatgttactgcagaatgaaagagtgagtgagtgtaatgcttttaccaatatctcagcggtggggaacaccataaatgtaacaaacaaacaaaccaaaggTGAGGCATACTGCAGAAGTTCTTAGCAAGTGAACCTGTAGGTTCAAAAGTCTaaattgataaatatttgttattgtttttatcattaaATTAATTTACCATGGACAATTATATATTAACTATCTCTTGCACGGATGGGTAAATGTTTCTTCTGAAAGTATggaaacttaaaggtcacatgcaaccaaaaaatcaaacataattaaaacacatttatcacttattcatgacatataatatacattgctgcttttaaaaaaacaaataaacacaattataattatacaatcgcgattcaaaagtgcaatattttgtacttgggcttacttcccccgaaacgaagccctcgggagaccgaacccagtcatagcgggtggatatgcactcaagtgtaacgacggcttccgattggctgttttatttgctgatatgctgagggttcattgtgtgtacagaaagatgatctggttgatgggcattttagaagtaaagCCAGTCACAAggaagtaagattctttatggatagcaacttctttctgtgtacttgatgcatcgtttcagtatggattcatatactgttgtcaaacaaaatcatatacacgaaaagaagtcgttatccatgaagaatgtatatagggatgttgggtttagaaaatacatgttctctgaatttgcgctcgttccaataaaaatcatgtcagtagagatggtaaactactgcgtggctggaatctcatccaagtacaaagcaggacttgaaactgacaagagtttgcacaagtttccgtcagatccagtagtatagggaatgacagtccgaaaacacttttcaaaaccccctctaaaaagcctcatttactaaatgaggctttggtgggacccttagctcttgatattattgcccctactacaaagccacgccatcacgtttaccgtgacttggcaggcggtaacactgtgccgtacggtacgatcaataatttgttgtaagttttgactgaccatataggatcggtggctcgcttacggctatgttatgtttatatcgatgaaacagtttaacgtgaaccgcctacgatctctttggtgttcataataaaggcttgctgggctttttgtattccctgtgctatgtacttttttttctcgtcctcgctgatagcagacttacgagacttggatcgaatatcttgtttcattccgttatattttttgagttcagagaggattgaactaaactcctcttctgagatcttactgtcagagagtgccgtggaaattcgctcacacactgtgttcagctttgcttcggccagaaccctgatctcgtcgtgtttcaatgccttacgattaagtctgcgtgatactaacttaagagccaaccctaccaaccctgtcaccccagccgttatttcaatacctagcactataggtgcagccacgatggtggttaacaatccaacgcctgccgcccctagtcccatactggttgccataagggtagtgtcagccccatccacgatattgaaagctctattatattttttacatagtgctttccgcgtgtcacggtcttgttctagttgacgttttacatcacataactgcctcaagcggaacccatctacggtttccagcgtcttcgctacttcctctacgactgggtatagacccatcctataatatatattttgaaagatattttaattggggttcagttaaaaatctttcaatgtatttgaagcctacaagatctagaccatcaatcagggtaataggtgagaggttaatagactttcctgttgtaataaaaaccccactgaggcttattaagcggtttataggggccccgtgggtatcctgttgtataacaatacgacaatatttacctgtgtgttcatcaaaccagtgtattgacaccccgggtaaaatttgttgttcttttgaggtgttttcattacctaaatagaaaaagaagacttctatgatgagtgtgaaagggggggataTATCAAgatgtatgttatatatattattgcgaaatggtaatttatttgttactatagtccttaacctatttttcccGGGACCAGCAGCCATCATGATTAATgacctctccggaatgaaatccccgacccaactaccgttgttcttaatcttagagatcaccccattttcacctattgtgatataaggtgaggctggTGTTAAGTTGaccagccatttgggttctttaaaatctgataacagcacccgtttgtacacgttgtctttgaagtgcaggatgtataattcaccttcctcaccaggctgatcgaatccctctgtatctcccaggtcgttaagtgtagtgttgggatgatgactagtcattattatactattatgatataatttccaactggttttctgataataattcaggggttaacttaatacccatgaagtgtatgttgtcaggcaggaagatattgattagtgatatcttgttttctacgatcacgttgaccccctgcagactggtcttggagtcgacacccacccgcacgtaaacgttgcaaacttgatactggtgtcgtttcacccacccgagtttgatccccttcacgatctcgacatcattcaccgatggttcccctaggtagactttgatgaacagtgttgagtttgccggtagactctctagtatcttgaccacgccttcgaattcagacaccaactgcaatttcacgttttgcatggccggtttactcgatagcatgtgggctgctatagtgttgactgggctgacgactatactacgtctctgagttgggacgtaagccacgagcagggttccattgttcacgactttgtttaggtggttgtctttgttatccgtgaacacgtaaggggagacgagtctaatattgagaaaccatttgttatcgggtaacaacacccacttgtcatcttcggtgaagacgagcatatatggtttgtttttgacgacggtagtgctctcaacatcgtctaagtcgaacagtttacctccgaatgatgggtatattctccagttgtcatcaccggtgttgacgagggcgtacttagtgttggctgttgctcctgtggtatctatcatatcacttagggctccaccggaggagacttcaacgcgtttgtaaatgttgtttttcagttgcaaggcatacgatttaccatctactccgggagcgtcgaaaccgcgtgtgtctccgaggtcggagatcccgatattgacgcattttttcactccgggcccttgtgcgctggtcatgttacgtgaagcgttaagctgaggtatcctatatttacaggattatgatttatatctaacaccgatattgtcagctcaggtatgttgccttgggttaatctcttatactgccgtggtgaaaatgactcggttctaccgtcattgaatttctcagttttcaccggcactgctctcaatatagtggaagggtgacctccttgaatgttatacgttgtgctcacctgactgagatgaatgtatagctctcggtacggtactaggtcgggtaacttcgtgcctgtgacggttgttgttggttttatctcgtcaggagacataccgagtatcctcgctaatggtcggccgagcctcaaagggtttattccattgttgattaacaccactgtaccgtttgagtcgttcatcttgagttcggctcccaggggtttgaagacctcgtcgtttagagagcacacgctgtagtagccgtcagttatctggctgcgagttccactgacgaacagcttattgttgctgatattaatgttagtccattgcggtaggtaggtgatatcgcagagtgcgacttcaagttgacctgacgtgttatcgatcgcgtgcgtcagctgaacggcctcaccgctcgttattcctggaagtgttatgtacatattataatatatgaattataaattataatatggatttagcacacttgaaaatcgtggtgaatgcagatggtactgggtttaaaacaacctttattgatatctttgaaaagtatgtcgtgtccgttaataacgcgcaggcggtggtaaactggaatcaaaacccaatgcagttttggcagaaccaactcaactttgctgtgtggtgtccgacgacagggtcgggtgtgacaccagactacggtatagacgaactgagtaaggcggttgttttgtttcatatttattatcaaacgagacgaatattgaaggaaata
This genomic stretch from Haliotis asinina isolate JCU_RB_2024 chromosome 4, JCU_Hal_asi_v2, whole genome shotgun sequence harbors:
- the LOC137282684 gene encoding uncharacterized protein codes for the protein MFLEEQLNSLQKTYIGVLGGIRTDLHIVGEKYRDPETNELSDEDIDRMDARITFIYNKVRNAELEQSKDQLLPHYLYVPQEIKLKKIRRISLHATTPREVEQQPEPTPNTTRGRRRGFFSTANSKIDENPTPKAALPPLKCKQTMDNPTLLDPTGMFVDWAACKKHFPHMTREFLDEQWERFKEYDNNGDRSLDFSEVVGALKALGMQFTASQAQEAMREVDVNKSETLDFYEYLLVADKIARQSGKSSLFKSSVVKTHNNVVAKTCVLQ